From Streptomyces zhihengii, the proteins below share one genomic window:
- a CDS encoding FABP family protein, producing the protein MIEIPSDLNPDLVPLAFLLGTWEGAGVSDFPGAEKCNFGQSVTFSHDGRDFIEYVSHSWVLDAEGNKVRPLESESGYWRIDKDRKVEVVMVRDQGIVEIWYGELADQKPQIDLVTDAVARTAASGPYSGGKRLYGYVKSDLMWVGEKATPEVPLRPYMSAHLKKVVSPEEVASWAKDLGDLPDDGIAFFK; encoded by the coding sequence ATGATCGAGATCCCGTCCGACCTCAACCCGGACCTCGTCCCCCTCGCGTTCCTCCTCGGCACGTGGGAAGGCGCGGGCGTATCGGACTTCCCCGGCGCCGAGAAGTGCAACTTCGGCCAGTCCGTCACCTTCAGCCACGACGGCCGGGACTTCATCGAGTACGTCTCGCACTCGTGGGTCCTCGACGCCGAGGGCAACAAGGTGCGGCCGCTGGAGAGCGAGAGCGGCTACTGGCGCATCGACAAGGACCGCAAGGTCGAGGTCGTCATGGTGCGCGACCAGGGCATCGTGGAGATCTGGTACGGCGAGCTGGCCGACCAGAAGCCGCAGATCGACCTCGTCACCGACGCCGTCGCGCGCACCGCGGCCTCCGGCCCGTACAGCGGCGGCAAGCGGCTCTACGGCTATGTGAAGAGCGACCTGATGTGGGTGGGCGAGAAGGCCACCCCGGAGGTCCCGCTGCGGCCGTACATGTCGGCGCACCTGAAGAAGGTCGTCTCGCCCGAGGAGGTCGCCTCCTGGGCCAAGGACCTGGGCGACCTGCC